The genomic segment AACTTAGAAATCTTTCGATATACTTTTTAATAGATGAGAGGAAAAACTTGGGTCCGGGGGTCTCTCCATATCTCTTGTATCATACCCCACTCATTATAAAGAAACCCTCCTTTAATGAGTTTTTATGGGTAAGATCTATATACCCCCGGGCTCCTTAACGTTTCATTATACTATAATTGAATTTGGATTTACAAGGTTGTTAAAAAATTAAGTTGTACGCAAAAGACTTTGAACAAAATCACCATATGTCATATATTTATAATATTACTAGTTAATTATACTTGTACTTTAGCAGGTTTTATTATAGTATTCTTTTCAGGGAACCGATTCCAAAATTATTTCTCACTTTTCCCTAAGACACTACACTCGATCAAGGAGGCTCTCATGAGAAAATCAGCCGTGGTTTATGCTCTTGCTGTAATTATATTAGTTCTAGGTGGTTTTAGCTTACAGTCTTTTGCTTCAGTCACAACTTCAGACTCTAAAATCAAAACTTGTGATAGCGGTCAAACTATTAAGCCAGCAAGGAAGGACTCTTCAATTGAAGTCGCGGCTAAGAGAATTTATATCGGTGATTGCCGCTGCGGTGGTACACAACCACCCCCGGTGCCAGGCCTCTAAATAGTATGAAGGCAAAAACCTAAGAAGTCTTGATTAATCTTGTGGTTTCACAATTGCAATTGTGTATTTGTCTAGATCTATATACTTTTTAGCTGCTGCAATAACATCTTCTTTAGTAACTGCAAAGATTTTCTCGGGATATAGGTTGTATTCTTCCCAACCTATTCCATAAAGTTCGTCAAATGTTATTTTTGCAGCCTGGGACGCATTTTCCTGAAGCCCTATTTCAAAATTACCGACGAGATAGTTTTGGGCTCTCTCAATTTCTGCATCACTTACCCCTTGCTCTAAGAGCAGAGTTAGCTGCTCTTTTATACCTTGAACCGCTTCCTCTTCTTTTTCGGGAGCTGTTCCAATATACACACCCAAAAATCCAGGTTCTAAACCAGGTGTATAAAATGATGTAACAGAATATGCAAGGCTTCTTTTATCCCTCAGCTCCAAGAAAAGTCTGCCACCCATTCCTGACATTATTGTATTAAGGACTTCTATTGCATAGTGGTCATCATCCATTAATGTAGGTCCCTGGAACCCGAGAAGAATGTGAGTCTGCTGTTTATCTTCTTTGGTATCTATTTTTTCTCTAACTACATTAGGAGGTGTGTCTGCCTTGATAAGAGGAGACGGAGAATTCGCTTTCTCCATTGACCCAAAGTCTTTTTTAATAGTTTCAAGAACTTCTTGCTCATCTACATTACCTACTACTGTAATAACTAAATTCTCAGGTCGAGCATACTTTTTATAGAACTTGCGAAGAGTTTCGCTATCAAAACTTGATACCGTCTCGCTAGTTCCAAGTGGGTTTAACCTATATGGATGTTCTGTATAAAGTGTATCTAAGAATAAATTCACAGTAGTTCTAAGCAGATTGTCCCCCTGTCTATTAATATCAGCCAGTATCTCTCTTCTAGCACGTTCAGTTTCCTCAACTTCAAAACTAGGATTCAACATAACATCTGCAAATATATCCATAGCTGGAACAAAGTTCTTACTGAGGGATTCTACTGTTACGCCGAAGCTATTTCTTCCTGAAAATCCATCAACCTCACCTGCTATTGACTCGATTTCTTCTGCAATTTCAAGAGCACTTCTATTATCTGTTCCTCTTGTAAGCATGCGCGATACGTAATTAGAGATACCATTAGTAGATTCGTCTTCGTACCTTACGCCACCCAAAAATGCTGCTCTTGCAGCAAAAAGAGGCACTGAATCGTTCTTTTTTATAAGAACTGTAATTCCATTTTGCAGTACAAATTTATTGACATCTCCCGGCATTGTATCCTTGGCTATGTCTTTAGATTCTTTCAAATTTTGATCTTTAGTATCAGTTTCTTCGTTAACTGCAAGTGTGTCTTCTTCAATTAGAACCTCACCCTTTCCTACGTTTTGATCTTTCACATTTTTTGAGGCTGTAGTGATTATTCTATCAACTTCTTCTTTTGTAATTGTAATGTTATCAGTTGGCAGCAAAAAACCGGCTGTTAAGTTTTGGTCATTTAAATATTTTTGTGCTATTAGCATTATATCTTCTTTGGTAACCCTAGAAACCCTATCTAAATACTCTTTCTCATATCTAAAATCATCAGCTTCTATCTCATAAAATCCGAGTTTTTGAGCCTGCCCTTGCATTGTTTCTTTTGTATATATAGCATCACTTTCAATATTAACTTTTATTCTATCAAGCTCTTCATCACTAACAGGCTCATATTTTAATCTGCTTATCTGTTCAACTATTTCTGGAAGAGCTATTTTTGCCTTTTCAGGATCTAAACTTCCGCCTACAGCAAATAGACCTGCATACTTGCCGCTATATGCATAAGCATAGATATTATTTACAAGCCCTTGGTCCTCCTTGATGCTTCTAAATAACCTAGAGCTTTCTCCGCCCCCTAAAATGTTGGATAAAACAGTTAACACAGGAATATCTTCATGCTTAGCATTTGGTATTTGATAGGCAAGATTGAAATAACCTTCTTGCAGATTTTCATCTATTACATATGTTCTGATTGATTCTTGTACAGGTTCTTCATCTATTACACATTCGGCGATATCATTGTTATGAAAATTGCCGTACAGCTTTTCAATTTTCGGCATTATTTCTTTAGTGTCAAAATCACCAACAACAACCAACACCATATTGCTTGGTACATACCACTTTTTGTAGAAGTCTGTGATTCCCTCTCTGGTAAAGCTTCTTACACTTTCCTCAGATCCTATTACAGTCCTTCCGTAAGGGTGTTTAGTAAAAGCAGTAGAAAACATTTTCTCACTGAGAACTCTTGATGGAGAATCCTTACCACGTCTAATTTCTTCCACAACGACCTCTAGCTCTTTGCTTAGCTCCTCAGGGTCAAAAGTGGAGTTCTGCATAGCATCAGCCAGCACATCCAACGCAGTATCCAGATATCTGCTTGCGATCACAGTGTAATAAACAGTTTCATCAAATGAGGTAAATGCATTTATATTACCGCCACTGGCTTCAATCAAACGTGAAATTTCTCCAACTTGTCTTTTCTCTGTACCTTTAAAAAGCATATGCTCATGCACATGAGCAAGACCGTATTCTCCATCTACCTCGCATGCGCTTCCGGTCTTCACCCATACATTTACAGCAACTACCGGCGCTGAATTATTTTCTTCAAGTATTACGGTCATTCCGTTATCAAGCTGGTATTTTATGACTTCATATTGTTCAGTTGTGCCCGAAGTTTCTAAATTTTGAGTTTCCATTGATTTCTCCTGTTGATTGCAAGAAACAATCAGTATACCTAAGATAATAATTATTAATGACAGACTTATAACTTGGGAAGTGTTTGTTAGTTTCATATACCTACCTTTCTTAGTTTATATAATCAATACGAGGTAAAATTGAACTCAGTTTTAGATTAAATATATGATGAAAAATATATGACCTAGACCTAATATGATTATTACTAATAATATATCTGGGAGTTACCAGAAGGCTACCATTTTTTTAAGACCCGCTGTCAGAAGTTTCAGCATCTTCTGATAATTTCGGTCTACCCTTAAGCTGTTTTACTGCATATAAAGCAAGTCCAATAAATGCATAAAGGTATACAATTATTATAAACATTATCTCTGGATGTGTAATAATGGCAGCAAAAATAATTGCAGCTACAACCAATGCATTGAAAGGCCCGCCTAAGTTAAAATAAGGGCGTTTGCTGTAGCTCACATTACTAACCATCAAAAGACCAATTACTGGGGCAGCGATAAGGAAAAACCATACAGCTCTGATATCAGGCACTATATTAAGCGCCGTGAGGAGCATTACAGGAGCGAT from the Thermodesulfobacteriota bacterium genome contains:
- a CDS encoding pitrilysin family protein translates to METQNLETSGTTEQYEVIKYQLDNGMTVILEENNSAPVVAVNVWVKTGSACEVDGEYGLAHVHEHMLFKGTEKRQVGEISRLIEASGGNINAFTSFDETVYYTVIASRYLDTALDVLADAMQNSTFDPEELSKELEVVVEEIRRGKDSPSRVLSEKMFSTAFTKHPYGRTVIGSEESVRSFTREGITDFYKKWYVPSNMVLVVVGDFDTKEIMPKIEKLYGNFHNNDIAECVIDEEPVQESIRTYVIDENLQEGYFNLAYQIPNAKHEDIPVLTVLSNILGGGESSRLFRSIKEDQGLVNNIYAYAYSGKYAGLFAVGGSLDPEKAKIALPEIVEQISRLKYEPVSDEELDRIKVNIESDAIYTKETMQGQAQKLGFYEIEADDFRYEKEYLDRVSRVTKEDIMLIAQKYLNDQNLTAGFLLPTDNITITKEEVDRIITTASKNVKDQNVGKGEVLIEEDTLAVNEETDTKDQNLKESKDIAKDTMPGDVNKFVLQNGITVLIKKNDSVPLFAARAAFLGGVRYEDESTNGISNYVSRMLTRGTDNRSALEIAEEIESIAGEVDGFSGRNSFGVTVESLSKNFVPAMDIFADVMLNPSFEVEETERARREILADINRQGDNLLRTTVNLFLDTLYTEHPYRLNPLGTSETVSSFDSETLRKFYKKYARPENLVITVVGNVDEQEVLETIKKDFGSMEKANSPSPLIKADTPPNVVREKIDTKEDKQQTHILLGFQGPTLMDDDHYAIEVLNTIMSGMGGRLFLELRDKRSLAYSVTSFYTPGLEPGFLGVYIGTAPEKEEEAVQGIKEQLTLLLEQGVSDAEIERAQNYLVGNFEIGLQENASQAAKITFDELYGIGWEEYNLYPEKIFAVTKEDVIAAAKKYIDLDKYTIAIVKPQD